The following are from one region of the Archangium lipolyticum genome:
- a CDS encoding restriction endonuclease subunit S, which translates to MELGWIDDAQDHISEAAVANSAVKRIPKGSLLFVVRGMILAHSFPTAITTREVTINQDMKALVLARPDLGEFLLRSCQAARTRILQKVVRSTHGTCRLESKDLEQFPLAIPSLAEQKRIVAKVNQLMALCAELESKLRDAEKGAERLAEGMTAAMVM; encoded by the coding sequence GTGGAACTGGGTTGGATTGATGACGCGCAAGATCATATTTCCGAAGCCGCGGTCGCAAACTCAGCAGTCAAGCGGATCCCCAAGGGCTCCCTGTTGTTTGTCGTCAGAGGAATGATCCTTGCGCATTCATTCCCGACAGCCATTACTACGCGAGAAGTGACGATCAATCAGGACATGAAGGCTCTAGTCCTGGCACGACCTGACCTTGGGGAGTTCTTGCTCCGCTCTTGTCAAGCAGCACGGACAAGAATACTCCAAAAGGTTGTTCGCTCAACCCACGGTACGTGCCGCCTTGAGTCCAAGGACCTGGAACAGTTCCCTCTTGCAATCCCCTCTCTGGCTGAACAAAAGCGCATCGTCGCCAAGGTCAACCAGCTCATGGCTCTCTGTGCGGAACTGGAATCCAAACTGCGGGACGCGGAAAAGGGCGCGGAGCGTCTCGCCGAGGGGATGACTGCGGCGATGGTGATGTAA
- a CDS encoding M16 family metallopeptidase encodes MATRAKTLKKKAAPARKAAPAKKAAPARKAAPTTTTTGTLTLPTIHESTTSSGLKVLAAERGPLPLVAMRLVVRAGSAADPADKHGLADFTARLLRRGTAKMSADELDEAIEFVGASFSVGSNEDILSLFITTPAEYFPDMLSILGQLVREPSFPEREVEQSRERTLAGFSNDLDDPSVIADRAFTRALWGNHPYGHDVGGSTAHVRTFTRDDVVRFHRERMGPRVSLLTVVGAVSPERVAEEAEKAFAGWEGGPEAPVELSSGDSVATGRVIVVDKPDQTQSQVRIGGPGYRLGHPDYFPATAMNIALGGGFTSRLVNEVRVERGLTYGIHSYFDAMSAGGVFGISTFTKTETTREIIDVSLAEVTKVREGGIPGGELKKAQRYLAGLYPLRTETNESVAAVISDIRVHGLGDDWVEKFRDRLLAVKPKQTVEVAAKYLFSKPPLIVVLGRADAIGKQLKGLGPVTVVPASEYE; translated from the coding sequence ATGGCCACCCGAGCCAAGACCCTGAAGAAGAAGGCAGCCCCGGCCAGGAAGGCGGCCCCCGCGAAGAAGGCGGCCCCGGCCAGGAAGGCGGCTCCCACCACCACCACCACGGGCACCCTGACGCTGCCCACCATCCACGAGAGCACCACCTCCAGCGGACTGAAGGTGCTGGCCGCCGAGCGCGGACCGCTGCCGCTGGTGGCCATGCGGCTCGTCGTCCGGGCCGGCAGCGCGGCGGACCCCGCGGACAAGCACGGCCTGGCGGACTTCACCGCGCGCCTGCTGCGCCGGGGCACCGCGAAGATGAGCGCGGACGAGCTCGACGAGGCGATCGAGTTCGTCGGCGCGAGCTTCTCCGTGGGCAGCAACGAGGACATCCTCTCGCTCTTCATCACCACGCCGGCCGAGTACTTCCCGGACATGCTGTCCATCCTCGGGCAGCTGGTGCGCGAGCCCTCCTTCCCGGAGCGCGAGGTGGAGCAGTCCCGCGAGCGGACGCTGGCGGGGTTCTCCAACGACCTGGACGATCCCTCGGTGATCGCCGACCGGGCCTTCACGCGGGCGCTGTGGGGCAACCACCCGTACGGCCACGACGTGGGAGGCAGCACGGCGCATGTGCGGACCTTCACGCGTGACGACGTGGTGCGCTTCCACCGGGAGCGGATGGGGCCTCGGGTGTCGCTGCTGACGGTGGTGGGCGCGGTGAGCCCCGAGCGGGTGGCGGAGGAGGCGGAGAAGGCCTTCGCTGGCTGGGAGGGCGGGCCGGAGGCGCCGGTGGAGCTCTCGTCGGGCGACTCGGTGGCCACGGGCCGGGTGATCGTGGTCGACAAGCCGGACCAGACGCAGTCGCAGGTGCGCATCGGCGGACCGGGCTACCGGCTCGGGCACCCGGACTACTTCCCGGCCACGGCGATGAACATCGCGCTGGGTGGTGGCTTCACCTCGCGGCTGGTGAACGAGGTGCGCGTGGAGCGCGGCCTGACGTACGGCATCCACAGCTACTTCGACGCGATGAGCGCGGGAGGCGTGTTCGGCATCTCCACGTTCACCAAGACGGAGACGACGCGGGAGATCATCGACGTCTCGCTGGCCGAGGTGACGAAGGTGCGCGAGGGAGGCATTCCCGGGGGCGAGCTGAAGAAGGCCCAGCGCTACCTGGCGGGGCTGTACCCGCTGCGCACGGAGACGAACGAGTCCGTGGCGGCGGTCATCAGCGACATCCGGGTGCACGGGCTCGGGGATGACTGGGTGGAGAAGTTCCGGGATCGGCTGCTCGCGGTGAAGCCGAAGCAGACGGTGGAGGTAGCGGCGAAGTACCTGTTCTCCAAGCCGCCGCTGATCGTCGTGCTGGGCCGCGCGGATGCGATTGGCAAGCAGCTCAAGGGGCTGGGGCCGGTGACCGTGGTGCCGGCCTCGGAGTACGAGTGA
- a CDS encoding cytochrome P450, which translates to MNSTNPMLTSEVLANPYPLYRTLRESSRPVQKVEALMGCYVVTRHEDVFPALKNPALFSSRTTPGGLPPEALGGELLQYFQPGNNLIFNDPPVHTRLRTLVSRAFTPRRIADLEPRIREIASGLLDAMLSREEPDFVADLAEPLPVIVIAEMLGIEPERREDFKRWSDAVVQSTDFSTDRREMPRMLSELRALNEYLEAAIARRRQEPRGDLISALLESGEQEGLLSPAEVIAFTRLLLVAGNETTTSLLGNGLVALMRHPSEWEKLAADPSLIPNAIEEVLRYEPPAHAVFRVTTADTELGDQALPKGSRVMFLLASANRDPRKFPEPDRFDITRDTHGHIAFGHGIHFCLGAPLARLETKVALEEILRRVRRLAFAPGQEDHIDWGGSFLLRGPRSLRLRAERR; encoded by the coding sequence ATGAATTCCACCAACCCCATGTTGACGTCCGAGGTGCTGGCCAACCCCTACCCCCTCTATCGGACGCTGAGGGAGTCCAGCAGGCCGGTCCAGAAGGTCGAGGCCCTGATGGGCTGCTACGTCGTCACCCGCCACGAGGACGTCTTTCCCGCCCTCAAGAACCCCGCCCTGTTCTCCTCGCGGACGACCCCCGGCGGGCTGCCGCCGGAGGCGCTCGGCGGGGAGCTGCTCCAGTACTTCCAGCCCGGCAACAACCTGATCTTCAACGACCCGCCCGTGCATACGCGCCTGCGCACCCTGGTGAGCCGCGCCTTCACGCCCCGCCGGATCGCCGACCTGGAGCCGCGCATCCGGGAGATCGCCAGCGGGCTGCTCGACGCCATGCTCTCCCGGGAGGAGCCCGACTTCGTGGCGGACCTGGCCGAGCCCCTGCCGGTCATCGTCATCGCCGAGATGCTGGGCATCGAGCCCGAGCGCCGCGAGGACTTCAAGCGCTGGTCGGATGCCGTCGTCCAGAGCACCGACTTCTCCACCGACAGGCGGGAGATGCCGCGGATGCTCTCCGAGCTCCGGGCCCTCAACGAGTACCTGGAGGCCGCCATCGCGCGGCGCCGCCAGGAGCCGCGCGGGGATCTCATCAGCGCCCTGCTGGAATCGGGTGAGCAGGAGGGGCTGCTGTCTCCCGCCGAGGTCATCGCCTTCACCCGGTTGCTGCTCGTGGCCGGGAACGAGACCACCACCAGCCTGCTCGGCAATGGGCTGGTGGCGCTGATGCGGCACCCCTCCGAGTGGGAGAAGCTGGCGGCGGACCCCTCGCTCATCCCCAACGCCATCGAGGAGGTGCTGCGCTACGAGCCGCCGGCCCATGCCGTCTTCCGGGTGACCACGGCGGACACGGAGCTCGGCGACCAGGCGCTGCCGAAGGGCTCGCGCGTCATGTTCCTGCTCGCCTCGGCCAACCGGGATCCGCGGAAGTTCCCCGAGCCGGACCGGTTCGACATCACCCGGGACACCCACGGACACATCGCCTTCGGCCATGGCATCCACTTCTGCCTGGGCGCGCCGCTGGCCCGGCTCGAGACGAAGGTGGCCCTCGAGGAGATCCTCCGCCGGGTGCGCCGCCTGGCCTTCGCCCCTGGCCAGGAGGATCACATCGACTGGGGCGGCAGCTTCCTGCTGCGGGGCCCCCGGAGCCTCCGGCTGAGGGCCGAGCGGCGCTGA
- a CDS encoding response regulator, whose amino-acid sequence MDAARKLPSPEVPESEQASASEARSVLVVDDYDDAREMYAEYLEFLGYQVQTARNGQEALESAREHHPDVILMDLSLPVVSGWDATRQLKDDESTRDIPVMALTGHVFPSHTERARQAGCDAFVSKPALPDTVADQIRALLQKTGGKSRLR is encoded by the coding sequence ATGGACGCCGCCCGCAAGCTTCCCTCGCCCGAAGTCCCCGAGTCCGAACAGGCCTCCGCCTCGGAAGCCCGCAGCGTGCTCGTGGTGGACGACTACGATGACGCACGGGAGATGTACGCCGAGTACCTCGAGTTCCTCGGGTACCAGGTCCAGACGGCCCGCAACGGACAGGAGGCACTCGAGTCCGCGCGGGAGCACCACCCGGACGTCATCCTCATGGATCTCTCACTGCCCGTGGTCAGCGGATGGGATGCCACCCGCCAGCTCAAGGACGACGAGAGCACCCGGGACATCCCCGTGATGGCACTCACCGGCCATGTCTTCCCCTCGCATACGGAGCGGGCCCGGCAAGCGGGTTGTGATGCCTTCGTCTCCAAGCCCGCGCTCCCGGACACGGTGGCCGATCAGATCCGCGCCCTGCTCCAGAAGACGGGAGGCAAGTCGCGTCTCCGGTGA
- a CDS encoding DUF3817 domain-containing protein, with the protein MLTTPLGRFRLVAFWEGLSFLLLLFIAMPLKYALGLPQMVRVVGMAHGVLFIAYLYTLMMAAIEHRWGFKRVTLAFVASLVPGGTFWLDAQLRRETQAPPTVDAR; encoded by the coding sequence ATGCTGACCACGCCCCTCGGACGTTTCCGCCTCGTCGCCTTCTGGGAGGGGCTGTCCTTCCTCCTCCTCCTGTTCATCGCCATGCCGCTGAAGTACGCGCTGGGCCTGCCCCAGATGGTGCGCGTGGTGGGGATGGCTCACGGCGTGCTGTTCATCGCCTACCTGTACACGCTGATGATGGCGGCGATCGAGCACCGCTGGGGCTTCAAGCGGGTGACGCTGGCCTTCGTCGCGTCACTGGTGCCTGGCGGGACGTTCTGGCTCGATGCGCAGTTGCGCCGGGAGACACAAGCCCCTCCCACCGTGGACGCCAGGTAG
- a CDS encoding nSTAND1 domain-containing NTPase, with amino-acid sequence MSGPPPPSRADAPRERWQPPREFDEYRLLRPLGRGRTGLVYLAQDTLLDRTVAVKFIPALDDETLARFLVEARATARIQHPNVATLYRASQFEGHPYLVSEYVRGISLDRLPRPQPWERVLDIGIDLTRGLAAAHRRNVLHRDLKPGNAILDESGEVKLLDFGLAKLVDEPAAEASPTPDAPPGEELPPDVELPSLTHGSLVGTPYFMSPEAWRGEPASVHSDLYSLAAVLYELAAGQGPFRHVPLQVLAQAVQEREARPLREAAPEVEPRFAAVVDRCLRREPTERFASADELLEALEDLKAGDTAARVPEGNPYRGLQAFQEEHRALFFGRRQEIRAVVERLRASPFVLVTGDSGVGKSSLCSAGVLPRVVEGALEDGFQWSVARMVPGRRPVSGLAAALAPHVSLDEVRIDQLARAEPATLMRALRAALGGSSRRGVILHVDQLEELTTLSEPTEAAQVAELLGQLASGVPGLRLLATARSDFLTRLGALPGLGEALARALYLLRPLGRAEVREVVTGPARVKGARFESEALIGSLVESTLRAEGSLPLLQFTLAELWEARDRARGIIPAAALEALGGVNGSLARYADGVIDQLLPDQQVAARRLLMRLVTVDGTRARRSEAELLGNDPASRGALEALIRARLVVARRSEEGTTFDIAHEALLTGWTRLAQWLAEANEARQLHARLERAAAEWERLGRSREALWGTRHLAEVHALAPEGLSVRESTFLEASRQAVRRGKVLTRVLAAGFLASLALVYAGERVNDWYTLEKQVRAQLGEARGRLEHARERNRALTRARTESFALFDTGKQEEARPRWAEALRLQVETDRAYARASDALERVLVLEPGREESRRAFAEVLSERAGLAERIFHPDARDELLGRLRLYDTTGEQLARWEAPMRLNLRTRPAGATVSLARYESTHDGKRVLSPARQPGPTPQEGLSLERGTWVVELSAPGRAPVRHVLRAEPGAERTLELELPEATRVPEGFVYVPRGTFLFGTAADENIRQFFDTVPLHEVETGPYLISRTEVTYGEYVAWLETLTPEELAMRTPHGASVASVDAEVALKRQPDGRWHLRFKPRTVTYEARQGEPIRYTQRPRDAEQDWWRMPVGAINYEDARAYAAWLASTGRVPGARLCNELEWERAARGADEREFPHGDTLLPSQANFDETYGKVGANFGPDEVGRHPESRSPFGLDDMVGNVFEWTDSVLQPGRPVARGGSYYFGASTARAPNRETPEPDFRDLSVGLRLCAAAPSAP; translated from the coding sequence GTGAGCGGCCCCCCTCCCCCCTCCAGGGCCGACGCTCCCCGCGAGCGCTGGCAACCCCCTCGGGAGTTCGACGAGTACCGGCTGCTGCGTCCCCTGGGTCGGGGGCGCACCGGGCTCGTCTACCTCGCCCAGGACACGCTGCTGGATCGCACCGTCGCGGTGAAGTTCATCCCCGCGCTCGATGACGAGACCCTGGCGCGCTTCCTCGTCGAGGCGCGCGCCACCGCCCGCATCCAGCACCCCAACGTCGCCACCCTCTACCGCGCCAGTCAGTTCGAGGGCCACCCGTACCTCGTCTCCGAGTACGTGCGCGGCATCTCCCTGGATCGGCTGCCCAGGCCCCAGCCCTGGGAGCGCGTCCTGGACATCGGGATCGATCTGACGCGCGGGCTCGCCGCCGCCCACCGCCGCAACGTCCTCCACCGCGATCTCAAGCCCGGCAACGCCATCCTCGATGAGTCCGGCGAGGTGAAGCTGCTCGACTTCGGCTTGGCCAAGCTCGTCGACGAGCCGGCCGCGGAGGCCTCGCCCACGCCGGACGCGCCCCCCGGCGAGGAGCTCCCTCCGGACGTCGAGCTGCCCTCCCTCACCCATGGCTCCCTGGTGGGCACGCCCTACTTCATGTCCCCCGAGGCCTGGCGCGGAGAGCCCGCCTCGGTGCACTCGGACCTCTACTCGCTGGCGGCGGTGCTGTACGAGCTCGCCGCGGGCCAGGGCCCCTTCCGCCACGTGCCCCTCCAGGTGCTGGCCCAGGCCGTCCAGGAGAGGGAGGCGCGCCCGCTGCGCGAGGCCGCTCCCGAGGTGGAGCCCCGCTTCGCGGCGGTGGTGGACCGATGCCTGCGCCGCGAGCCCACCGAGCGCTTCGCCTCCGCCGATGAGCTGCTGGAAGCGCTGGAGGACCTGAAGGCCGGCGACACCGCCGCGCGCGTCCCCGAGGGCAACCCCTACCGCGGCCTCCAGGCCTTCCAGGAGGAGCACCGCGCCCTCTTCTTCGGCCGCCGCCAGGAGATCCGCGCCGTGGTGGAGCGGCTGCGCGCCAGCCCCTTCGTCCTCGTCACCGGCGACTCGGGCGTGGGCAAGTCCTCCCTGTGCTCGGCCGGCGTGCTGCCCCGCGTGGTGGAGGGCGCGCTGGAGGACGGCTTCCAGTGGAGCGTGGCGCGCATGGTGCCCGGCCGACGCCCCGTGTCCGGCCTCGCCGCCGCGCTCGCCCCCCACGTGTCCCTGGACGAGGTCCGCATCGATCAGCTCGCCCGCGCCGAGCCCGCCACCCTGATGCGGGCCCTGCGCGCCGCCCTCGGAGGCAGCTCGCGCCGGGGGGTGATCCTCCACGTGGATCAGCTCGAGGAGCTCACCACCCTGAGCGAGCCGACGGAGGCGGCACAGGTGGCGGAGCTGCTGGGACAGCTCGCCTCGGGAGTGCCGGGGCTGCGCCTGCTGGCCACGGCCCGGAGCGACTTCCTCACCCGGCTCGGCGCGCTGCCCGGACTGGGCGAGGCCCTCGCTCGCGCCCTCTACCTGCTGCGCCCGCTGGGCCGCGCCGAGGTGCGCGAGGTGGTGACGGGCCCCGCCCGCGTCAAGGGCGCGCGCTTCGAGTCCGAGGCCCTCATCGGCTCGCTGGTGGAGTCCACCCTGCGCGCCGAGGGCAGCCTGCCGCTCCTCCAGTTCACCCTCGCGGAGCTGTGGGAGGCGAGAGATCGGGCCCGGGGCATCATCCCCGCCGCGGCCCTGGAGGCGCTCGGCGGAGTCAATGGCTCGCTCGCCCGGTACGCGGATGGCGTCATCGACCAGTTGCTGCCGGATCAACAGGTGGCGGCACGGCGGCTGCTCATGCGGCTCGTCACGGTGGATGGCACGCGCGCCCGCCGCTCCGAGGCCGAGCTGCTCGGCAATGATCCAGCCTCGCGTGGCGCGCTGGAAGCGCTCATCCGCGCGCGACTGGTGGTGGCCCGGCGCTCGGAGGAAGGCACCACCTTCGACATCGCCCACGAGGCGCTCCTCACGGGGTGGACCCGGCTGGCCCAGTGGCTGGCCGAGGCCAACGAGGCGCGCCAGCTGCACGCGCGGCTGGAGCGGGCCGCCGCCGAGTGGGAGCGGCTGGGGCGCTCGCGCGAGGCGCTATGGGGGACCCGGCACCTGGCCGAGGTCCACGCGCTCGCCCCCGAGGGGCTCTCGGTGCGGGAGAGCACCTTCCTCGAGGCCTCGCGCCAGGCGGTGCGCCGGGGGAAGGTGCTCACGCGAGTGCTCGCCGCGGGATTCCTCGCCTCGCTGGCGCTGGTGTACGCGGGCGAGCGGGTGAATGACTGGTACACGCTGGAGAAGCAGGTGCGCGCGCAGCTGGGCGAGGCCCGGGGCCGCCTGGAACATGCCCGCGAACGGAACCGCGCGCTGACGCGGGCGCGCACGGAGTCCTTCGCCCTGTTCGATACCGGCAAGCAGGAGGAGGCCCGGCCGCGTTGGGCCGAGGCACTCCGGCTTCAGGTGGAAACGGATCGGGCCTACGCCCGCGCCAGCGACGCGCTGGAGCGGGTGCTGGTGCTCGAACCTGGCCGCGAGGAGTCGCGGAGGGCCTTCGCGGAGGTGCTCTCCGAACGCGCCGGGCTCGCCGAGCGCATCTTCCACCCCGACGCTCGTGACGAGCTGCTGGGACGCCTGCGGCTCTATGACACCACGGGCGAGCAACTGGCGCGGTGGGAGGCGCCCATGCGGCTGAACCTGCGCACCCGGCCCGCTGGAGCCACGGTGTCGCTGGCGCGCTACGAGTCCACGCACGATGGGAAGCGGGTGCTGTCCCCGGCCCGCCAGCCGGGCCCCACTCCGCAAGAGGGGCTCTCGCTGGAGCGCGGCACCTGGGTGGTGGAGCTGAGCGCGCCCGGACGCGCCCCGGTGCGCCACGTGTTGCGAGCCGAGCCCGGCGCCGAGCGCACCCTGGAGCTGGAGCTGCCCGAGGCCACCCGGGTTCCCGAGGGCTTCGTCTACGTGCCGCGAGGCACCTTCCTCTTCGGCACGGCGGCGGACGAGAACATCCGGCAGTTCTTCGACACGGTGCCGCTGCACGAGGTGGAGACGGGGCCGTACCTCATCTCCCGTACCGAGGTGACGTACGGCGAGTACGTGGCCTGGCTGGAGACGCTCACCCCGGAGGAACTGGCGATGCGTACGCCCCATGGCGCGTCGGTGGCCTCGGTGGACGCCGAGGTGGCGTTGAAGCGGCAGCCGGACGGACGCTGGCACCTGCGCTTCAAGCCCCGGACGGTGACGTATGAGGCGCGCCAGGGCGAGCCCATCCGCTACACCCAGCGCCCGCGCGACGCGGAGCAGGACTGGTGGCGGATGCCGGTGGGGGCCATCAACTACGAGGATGCCCGTGCGTACGCGGCGTGGCTGGCGAGCACCGGCCGGGTCCCCGGGGCGAGGCTGTGCAACGAGTTGGAGTGGGAGCGGGCGGCCCGGGGCGCGGACGAGCGGGAGTTCCCCCACGGCGACACGCTGTTGCCCTCGCAGGCCAACTTCGACGAGACCTACGGCAAGGTGGGCGCCAACTTCGGCCCGGACGAGGTGGGCCGCCACCCCGAGTCGCGCAGCCCCTTCGGACTGGACGACATGGTGGGCAACGTCTTCGAGTGGACCGACTCCGTCCTCCAGCCGGGCCGCCCGGTGGCCCGAGGCGGCAGCTACTACTTCGGAGCCAGCACCGCCCGCGCACCCAACCGCGAGACGCCCGAGCCCGACTTCAGGGATCTCAGCGTTGGCCTGCGGCTGTGCGCGGCTGCACCTTCCGCGCCCTGA
- a CDS encoding M16 family metallopeptidase, producing MPKAPAKPAERTADPVLQSLFDVQEATLSNGLKVRLLANNQTPVVSLYTFFQVGSRNERPGITGISHLFEHMMFNGAKKYGPKQFDKVLESNGGRSNAYTSTDMTVYYEDFASDALETVLDLESDRMRALRINDESLASERQVVMEERRARVDNDITGMMDEELGTLVWKAHPYRWPVIGWMKDIENITRQDCEQYFRTYYAPNNAVLYICGDIDPKKTLALVRRYYGDIPKGPAPAPVLDAEPPQKGERRAELRHPAQSPSVMIAYRGPAGRDEDTLILDIIQYALTKGEGSRLVKKLVYDTQLAISVGVDWGWRIDPGAILVFLELKPDSDPRKVEEVVYEELARVAREGLTERELQKAKNNLRADHLRELATNSGRAHAMGHYEALLGSWRSGLTLPSVYSATTNEQVKAVAAKYFVPERRSVVTLLPAPGEAAGEIEDGKDAE from the coding sequence ATGCCGAAGGCACCCGCGAAACCCGCCGAGCGCACGGCGGACCCCGTCCTCCAATCCCTGTTCGACGTTCAGGAGGCCACGCTGTCCAATGGCCTCAAGGTTCGTCTGCTCGCCAATAATCAAACGCCCGTGGTGAGCCTCTACACCTTCTTCCAGGTGGGCAGCCGCAACGAGCGGCCCGGCATCACCGGCATCAGCCACCTCTTCGAGCACATGATGTTCAACGGGGCGAAGAAGTACGGCCCCAAGCAGTTCGACAAGGTGCTCGAGTCCAACGGCGGCCGCTCCAACGCCTACACGTCCACGGACATGACCGTGTACTACGAGGACTTCGCCTCGGACGCGCTGGAGACGGTGTTGGATCTGGAGTCGGACCGGATGCGCGCGCTGCGCATCAACGACGAGTCGCTCGCCAGCGAGCGCCAGGTGGTGATGGAGGAGCGCCGCGCCCGGGTGGACAACGACATCACCGGGATGATGGACGAGGAGCTGGGCACGCTCGTCTGGAAGGCCCACCCGTACCGCTGGCCCGTCATCGGGTGGATGAAGGACATCGAGAACATCACCCGCCAGGACTGCGAGCAGTACTTCCGCACGTACTACGCGCCCAACAACGCGGTGCTCTACATCTGCGGGGACATCGACCCGAAGAAGACGCTGGCGCTGGTGCGCCGCTACTACGGGGACATCCCCAAGGGCCCCGCGCCCGCCCCCGTGCTCGACGCCGAGCCCCCCCAGAAGGGCGAGCGCCGCGCCGAGCTGCGCCACCCCGCCCAGTCCCCGTCGGTGATGATCGCCTACCGGGGCCCCGCGGGGCGTGACGAGGACACGCTCATCCTGGACATCATCCAGTACGCGCTGACGAAGGGCGAGGGCAGCCGGCTGGTGAAGAAGCTCGTCTACGACACGCAGCTGGCCATCTCCGTGGGAGTGGACTGGGGCTGGCGGATCGATCCCGGCGCCATCCTCGTCTTCCTGGAGCTCAAGCCGGACTCGGATCCGCGCAAGGTGGAGGAGGTCGTCTACGAGGAGCTGGCGCGCGTGGCCCGCGAGGGGCTCACGGAGCGCGAGCTGCAGAAGGCCAAGAACAACCTGCGGGCGGACCACCTGCGGGAGCTGGCGACGAACAGCGGGCGCGCGCACGCCATGGGCCACTACGAGGCGCTGCTCGGCTCGTGGCGGAGCGGGCTGACGCTGCCCTCGGTGTACTCGGCCACCACGAACGAGCAGGTGAAGGCCGTGGCGGCGAAGTACTTCGTCCCCGAGCGCCGCTCCGTGGTGACGCTCCTCCCCGCGCCGGGCGAGGCCGCTGGGGAAATCGAAGATGGAAAGGACGCCGAGTAG
- a CDS encoding RluA family pseudouridine synthase, which yields MSDLRVLFEGAGLLAVDKPAGMLVIPGRAEGSGPSLREVLEERLKRKVYVVHRLDRDTSGVVVFALEPDKHRTLSMAFEAGKVRKRYLALVEGWVEAPRVVDAALAPARKGRMRVARPGEEGKPSRTRVRPVEVFAAASLVEAEPETGRTHQIRVHLLSEGHPLLVDHQYGRAEPLKAKELGGEGEEEVLARTPLHAARLEWPAMPGVEARVLESPLPADMARTVELLRKAPLSVR from the coding sequence GTGAGCGATCTCCGCGTTCTCTTCGAGGGCGCGGGGCTGCTCGCGGTGGACAAGCCGGCGGGGATGCTGGTCATCCCCGGCCGCGCCGAGGGGAGCGGGCCGTCACTGCGCGAGGTGCTGGAGGAGCGGCTGAAGCGCAAGGTGTACGTGGTGCACCGGTTGGATCGGGACACCTCGGGGGTGGTGGTGTTCGCCCTGGAGCCGGACAAGCACCGGACGCTGTCGATGGCCTTCGAGGCGGGGAAGGTGCGCAAGCGCTACCTGGCGCTGGTGGAGGGCTGGGTGGAGGCGCCGCGGGTGGTGGACGCGGCGCTGGCGCCCGCGCGCAAGGGGCGCATGCGGGTGGCGAGGCCGGGTGAGGAGGGGAAGCCCTCGCGCACGCGGGTGAGGCCGGTGGAGGTGTTCGCGGCGGCCTCGCTGGTGGAGGCCGAGCCGGAGACGGGGCGGACGCACCAGATCCGCGTGCACTTGTTGTCGGAGGGGCACCCGCTGCTGGTGGATCACCAGTACGGGCGGGCCGAGCCGCTGAAGGCGAAGGAGCTGGGCGGGGAGGGGGAGGAGGAGGTGCTGGCGCGGACGCCTCTGCACGCGGCGAGGCTGGAGTGGCCCGCGATGCCGGGGGTGGAAGCGCGAGTGCTGGAGTCCCCGCTGCCCGCGGACATGGCGAGGACGGTGGAGCTCCTGCGCAAGGCCCCCCTCTCCGTGAGATGA